tcatgttaTTTTGCATTTGCAAAAACCCATAAGACTCTAGCTatttgtctccctctagtggcgtGAGATGTTTATCAGTCTGTTCCTGCCCGCCTAGGGAGCCCATCACAATAGTAGCCATGTGCCAAAGGGTGCCAAACTTACAAAAGGTGAAACAATAGAGAAAAAACACAacttaaagagagagacaaagaatcACACAATGGCCCAAaatgggggggcgagggggagccAGATGTAGAGAAGAGAGTTTGTTTGGGAAATGAAGTAAAAAGATCCCCAAGGAATTAAAAAGGCGATCATAGAAGCAAGAAAGAATAAAAAGAGAGGATGTATTATAAATCCATTCTTGTCACTCTGACAATAAACAGTGGAGACAGCAGAGGCTCCAAGATTCAATGTCTTTCCCAACATCCCAAGGGTAGCTATGCTGACCTTTGTATGTGTGAACATCGTCACTGGGAAAGTCACAATCACCACTTGAAATAGCCAGTACCAATACTAGATGAGGGATGTATTACAGAGTAAGGCCTCCAGGAAGCGTACAGATGCCACCCTTCCTGTACTCTTTTCTTGCAGCCTTTGGATTTTCAGTGACATCACTTCTTGCTGGCGCAGAAACAAAGCAGCCCAGGACAAAGCAGTAGAAAGTTTGCTACCATATCCTTGTACATAGTTCAGTTCATAAGGGTTTATCTTGGCACTGCTCTGCTCTTCAGTAAGATACTACGTGGTTCCAGCAGCAGAAGGCATAGTGTGCTGAAGACCCAGGGAGAGGTAACATTGCAGTGGCTGCTACAGAGCTTGTGCCAGTGTGGGTAATGCCCCCATCAGCCCTGAAAATCAGGGGAAACACAGAAAGTGCCTAGAAAAGGTTCAAAGAGCAATTTGAACTGTATGTGAAAGCCACAAGGGCAAATAAACTGAAGGAAGAGCAAAAGACTGCTCTGCTTGTAACAGTAACAGGCACAGAAGACCTAGTTGTATTCAATGCATTCCACATAGATGGAGGGAGGAAAGCTTTGCAGAAATAATGAAAGTGTTTGAGGATCATTGTGTCCCTAGAAAAAAATGTTACATATAAGTCGGCTTCGCAAACTTcgattttctttttgttctagTTTAGacggataatatcaatgtttatttttaagcatttgtttcattttgttatcaatttaaattttcacagttgcacaaaattatgggttttaagcttttttttttccaattttcatcaatttaaattttcagtcaTGAGGAATTATGGGAGGGCTGGtttaaacaattatttaatgacagtggaTGTTAAGAcacaaaaagttaaagctttttaatcattaaaacacattacatgtcaaaatatacaaaataaatatctctGCATCAAACTCAGATAAGTTGTCAAGCACCATTTTTCCTgctttgcttatctgtaaatttcagttactACTGATGTCCTGAAATCATGCGATTTGATTATCGGTTTTTAGTATTTAGTAATTCAAACATCTTCTTTGGCTACTTTtaactaaaatgtattatttttattatcatttaTGTAGTAACTTTCTTCCCAATGGATTCCTATACACTTTATGAGACGTATATAGACACATTAAGGAACCACTGCATCCATCACTGCAATGAGTCAGAACAGAAAAGTAGTTCTCAGTGCATAGTAACACTATCCAAACACAGTTCAGTCTGAAGAAATGCTGCATTGTTATGATGCAATTTCTCTTTGGAGCAGCTGGTGCAAACATCAGTTTGCTCTTTGCCTTAATCTCTCTAACTAGAGCCATTGTTAGGGCTGAGCTGCTTCTTGAGAACCCGGAATAGATGGCTTGGCTCAGATTTCTGAAACAGGTGATTGCCTGTGTGTTGTTTGACCATCTCTGCTAAATGATTAGTGTATATTGATTAGTGTAAAGTAATCAAGTTGCACTAAAAAAATACCCAAATTCTGAATCACTAATTTGTCCTTCCATGGAAAACCAACTTGCAAGGTCCTGAAATCTGCTGCCACTCAGCAAAGTGTCAACAATAACTGTTCAAACTGCAGGGAGAATTAGACAGACAGGCAGTTAGTAGAATTTCACCAGAGTTATTAATGCTATACTGATAAAATGTAACACGGGATCTTTAAAGACCACAAATGCAAGTCTTTTCATTGACCTTGTTCTTTATTCTTCGGCCACCAAAGTATCTTAATTGGAAtttagagaaaggaaagaaaggaagaaataacTTTTTCCATGCTGTCACCAGCTAAAAGCATTTTCTCCAGTGGGTGTATATTGATAGTTTTATTATCCTCAGAATTTGTTCTCACTAAGAAATCTCTGATCCgtaagtaataaaaaaaaaaagcaaatgtgtaAGATAGAAGTATTTTGCCTGGAACAGGGAAAAAGATGACCCCTTCATTTTGAAGGAGATTTTTACAATGTCATTCTTTCTTAAACCAAAATTAACAATTTGGGCTTTTCATTCCCAATGAAAAGGATGAGATACCAATAACTGTGCCTACCCAGGATTTTCTGCCAGTCCCTGAAATTCTGCATGAAACTATCTTCTCACATAAGAATACTACCTGTATAATGGGATGGTCACCTTTGATACACAAAGCTACATTGTCCCATTTAGGCCACAGGCATATGTAGAGGGTAGAATGGAGTCATGCTGACTCCGGAGGAGCACTGAAGAGTGCAAGGTGCTGCTCTTCCTCCTGTCCCCTTTACAAGTGACTTGATCTCTGTGCATAGGGAGCAATGTTGACCAGTCCGCATGGGGAGTACAGAGTTATTGAGGGAGGTTCTTGTGCAGCTACACACAAAGTCCCAACAGTCCACCTTGCATGTATTCCATCTTGAAAGGCCAGCAATATGCCCTGAGATTGAGGAGGTTAAGGCCTTCTGGAGATTCTCGAGAAGAAGCCTTGGCTTTTGTGCCTGCCATAAACTAGGAGAAGcattcatagattataaatccagaagggaccactgtgatcatctagtattACACAGGCCATCAGACTTCCTGGAATGAACTCCTGTTTGAACTAaggcatatattttagaaaaacatcgaATTTTGACTTAATGTCTAGTGataaagaatccaccacaacccttggtaaattgatccaaagattaattactctcactgttaaaaactggcaccttaattccagtctgaatttgcttagctgcaacttccagacattggatcttgttatacctttgtctgttagCCCGCTATTATCAAATAACTGCTTCCCATGTAGgggactgatcaagtcaccccttaagctTCTCTTTTTTGatctaaatagattgaactccttgagccTTTCATTATAaagtgtaggattcataaaggtttatgcgcttggcaacattcagggcacacccggagtgttgtgtaggagtagtgcacacacagcttctttcaagggcatcaaccttggaatctcgccaagatgatatgtatcgtgggaagcctctcaggactgggctcaaggcccgagagcaaggaatgcggtagatagaaattggtaaataagaatgttaaacaaagccagtgtattccttttatctgttggagaatgtaatgcacggggggagagagagagaataaaggggaaggtggaaagctgacagggggaagcccgttagcagagaccagcctgcttgcttgctaaaagctgtgttctgtcttgtcattgaaccgccacaactggcgcccaaacgtggggccctcagcactcacctcgcccggcaagggtttcagacgcgtcactcatccgcttcggggatcccggtgagtatttttcgttgtggtaagtatgggaagctccctctctgctttgcaagtgcaacaccgcaatgagctacagtatttgctgcgtaaggctcagcatgactgccccactcgagaactcactctcctgctacaggaggtgagtgcccaatgcccgtggtaccctgaagccggaacccttaagctagcggactgggagcggttgggccagacattgcacaaagagcctcgggcgtccgtgcaggctttacatgcctggcacctctgccgcgacgtgatacagcgtgtcgccccgGACAAGCCCTCCCTCGCGAgcctggtgatctcgccacgcccgtccgctcctgcagccaccccccctcctactgatgcaacacggtgtgtcacctcagaaagaccctctcccgcgccaacagaggggctgccgatcccgccacccccgtccgctcctgcaaccatccctccccctgcttcgcccccagtgcctctattaccaccgcctccctggccttccccaccggagccggtgtgtgatcgccctccgcccgtggggccccatgctccggggccccccggggggtcgtctgcgtctgctcagaggctttcgctggtgcaacaaatggttcacacagcgaggactcgctcagatcttacagcagaggagctggctgatctggtctcagtttgtccggtgacctggcaggatgatggccagggcaaccaggttgcagactgggtcagtttgccttactcggtgatcagagaggtaaagaaagcgattcgcgagttcggcctgactagcacgtatgtgcgtggtctcattgaagggctaggtagtgggtacactctgatccctgaagattggaaggcgctgttgcgcatgatgctgacacctagtcagtatgttatttggcttagtgagtatcggcagatggtggaacgccaagcccaggtatatagagagcaaggtgtcatttatgagcacttggcaggggagggccagtttgctaccgttcagctgcagtctcaactccctcaggccgtcttccccattatttccgcctgcgcccagcatgctttccggaaggtcccggattcgggcaggcctactaaaagctttgccagtatccgtcagggtgcatcagagtcctttatggattttaccaacagattgcaggaggctatcctccgacaggtggatagccctgcggcagctcaggagatcctgttaaaaatggcggttgaaaatgcgaacgaggattgccgccgtgctctccaggctgcacaagcctctggaattctagagctgttggacatgctgcgggcgtgccaaaacatcggaagccaagcacataaggctggagttctggctgccgccctgcgaaaaaccgggaaggaggggaagcgttgttaccgctgtggtaaggagggtcactttcagcgggagtgccgctcatcgacggcgcccgcccgcccctcaaagaagtgccccaagtgtcggaagggctatcactgggctaatcagtgtcgtagcgggtcgggaaaccgcacgacgggtcccccccgaacccagggccaaacgggggtgtttcccactcagacaactgttcctctgccttacaatccatagactccatgagggcggcgactgccagaagtgcagggcttgatttgattatgcaggaggacgctgattttcagttgccgggggaggtttgcgccatacctacacaggtgacgggacctctccctgccggatttgtgggtctggttctccctcgctcacacgctgggaaacagggtttttttgtcatcccaggagtcatcgatgctgattacactggtgttattaaggttcaggtgtggacccatcttccgcaatcgctcccgcgtggatggtcaattgcacaattgattttagtcccctatcaggtgccagccgcagaggatcgaacccggggcgggaacggctttggatcgacgctgtctcagtcgccgtctcacaatacgtcctctccacttgttgctctgacaatgtcggtctgcccctcgaaacctcagttaacacttctcttaaataacgttccttttacagggctggtggacactggagctgacgttatggtgattcgtgatccggagtggccggtcggttggccaacagttccttctaaagagttgtgggggatcgggggtagcaaacctgggcgccaaagtttgtcttgggtcacggtctctaaaccaggaggctgtgcccttgctacaatctgcccttttgtactccctgtccacctcaatatttggggccgcgatttacttacaaagctggacaccaccctcgatattaatatataatggcccaaaatcctccctcacccaccttgccatccgcattaccattggtatggcaatccttagagcccgtatggattgaccagcggccgctccctctagaaaagctgaaagcgcttcattcacttgtacaacaatatttgcatgcacagcgcttggagagctttactagtccttggaattagctgctgttattttggcctttcaattttttgctgattgtccctttaatttgatcatggacacgcattatgtttatcaggtaattgatcatttaccccttgccctcattacccctcaggtcgatgcggaccttcttcgcctgtttttgtccttacagtatttcatcaccactcgtaatttcccttattttgttgctcatatttgcagtcatacccctctgcctgggctactcattgaaggcaatgcgcgcgccgatcgcgcgttacgtggtcaggtaaattcccttttttctgaccccattgaaagccattccttttttcatcagtctgcctctgttttggcccgacagtttcatattcctgctgatcatgcgcgttctattgttcattcctgcccccactgtgccgctgctgcccctacctttttttatgccgttaaccctagaggtaccgcagcgaatcagctgtggcaaatggacgtcactcacgtgccacaattccacccctattcatttttacatgttttcattgatacctatttgggattcctttgggcgaccccacagcgtggggaagccactcccaaagttattcaccatttgctagcctgttttgctgttatgggtcacccgagccagataaaaatggataatgccccagcctattgctccacagcacttttcatcttttgtgcccaatgggacgtccgtctcagacacgggatcccttataattccacaggccaagctattgttgaacgtgcaaatcgcatgctaaaaatcttgctcgacaaacaattaaaacaaggggagctgcgtctccgaatcttaggagacattcagcaacaattgcatatccttttgtttactttaaataatttaacgctgaacgcagatcagcagacccccgcggatcggcattttcacaaatggaaagaccgcgtgtctattaccatcagctgcccgatccgcaatggttgggcccagtgcctttaatcacttggggtcggggatatgctgctgtgtttctccctgcaggaccgttgtgggctccggcctggtgtgtgcgaccggcactgaaacagcatggtgTGGCACCAGGGCTGTTGAACCCCATaccagattttcagctgaccttggaggagaccgcggtgcc
The nucleotide sequence above comes from Natator depressus isolate rNatDep1 chromosome 10, rNatDep2.hap1, whole genome shotgun sequence. Encoded proteins:
- the LOC141994420 gene encoding uncharacterized protein LOC141994420 isoform X1, yielding MGSSLSALQVQHRNELQYLLRKAQHDCPTRELTLLLQEVSAQCPWYPEAGTLKLADWERLGQTLHKEPRASVQALHAWHLCRDVIQRVAPDKPSLASLVISPRPSAPAATPPPTDATRCVTSERPSPAPTEGLPIPPPPSAPATIPPPASPPVPLLPPPPWPSPPEPVCDRPPPVGPHAPGPPGGSSASAQRLSLVQQMVHTARTRSDLTAEELADLVSVCPVTWQDDGQGNQVADWVSLPYSVIREVKKAIREFGLTSTYVRGLIEGLGSGYTLIPEDWKALLRMMLTPSQYVIWLSEYRQMVERQAQVYREQGVIYEHLAGEGQFATVQLQSQLPQAVFPIISACAQHAFRKVPDSGRPTKSFASIRQGASESFMDFTNRLQEAILRQVDSPAAAQEILLKMAVENANEDCRRALQAAQASGILELLDMLRACQNIGSQAHKAGVLAAALRKTGKEGKRCYRCGPLWAPAWCVRPALKQHGVAPGLLNPIPDFQLTLEETAVPPGSTTAGRKQKRHSVPSQPVTWGAVKALVAAAQRRLAANQQPETLETLFVAILAQITANSVLIVCLLCLLFPGGVDSGALSPLQARMTYDLWERLASIANVTHFCLFDFVAAEELLGTCLIPVCHHPEEIGNEMMLAAYSNLSSQYSSMANWGPANHTLPS
- the LOC141994420 gene encoding endogenous retrovirus group K member 113 Gag polyprotein-like isoform X2; this translates as MGSSLSALQVQHRNELQYLLRKAQHDCPTRELTLLLQEVSAQCPWYPEAGTLKLADWERLGQTLHKEPRASVQALHAWHLCRDVIQRVAPDKPSLASLVISPRPSAPAATPPPTDATRCVTSERPSPAPTEGLPIPPPPSAPATIPPPASPPVPLLPPPPWPSPPEPVCDRPPPVGPHAPGPPGGSSASAQRLSLVQQMVHTARTRSDLTAEELADLVSVCPVTWQDDGQGNQVADWVSLPYSVIREVKKAIREFGLTSTYVRGLIEGLGSGYTLIPEDWKALLRMMLTPSQYVIWLSEYRQMVERQAQVYREQGVIYEHLAGEGQFATVQLQSQLPQAVFPIISACAQHAFRKVPDSGRPTKSFASIRQGASESFMDFTNRLQEAILRQVDSPAAAQEILLKMAVENANEDCRRALQAAQASGILELLDMLRACQNIGSQAHKAGVLAAALRKTGKEGKRCYRCVIPLCLGYSLKAMRAPIARYVVRTVVGSGLVCATGTETAWCGTRAVEPHTRFSADLGGDRGASRVDNGGTETEEA